A region of Fusarium keratoplasticum isolate Fu6.1 chromosome 6, whole genome shotgun sequence DNA encodes the following proteins:
- a CDS encoding Helo-like-N domain-containing protein, giving the protein MAEPVGLASAILALTTFALKATVSLYDDVSTFRTHPKRVRDLLEELHALRGVLEMLMKTAGAATDVDFSALGVPLQRCGEACEEFGQELTKCCARSNADRTSFRDWAKMKYMGNDIDGFRQQLASYKSTINIALTDASLRVSSITTKTLEDHKELIRNATDDLEAHLESINEKLEAMIERTVSASDTDAADLRRIQNERVSTEKGLQICRQLSDHIKELQLSYAGTGTDSLRILDSDRLPNRIVNESLQECTGSLRVATEQLEGYERKVMDRLMAKSKLAMTDEDGADLERLRSELETTRQSINICNRAEMRLQQNISVIENYATGDQTVQFLASANEKTINGKNTGFGWAQRQIGGHFDNETIRQLSQDAFKPVTRHGRNDESQSQDHTPSRPRPIPNDQDVSKFSDRWGGGHKLSSTSYSDRTVQINPFPNQDLPSGSSTGS; this is encoded by the exons ATGGCAGAGCCAGTGGGCCTCGCTTCCGCGATCTTAGCACTCACCACCTTTGCGTTGAAGGCTACCGTCTCACTCTACGATGATGTCAGCACTTTCCGCACCCATCCCAAAAGAGTCCGTGATCTCCTTGAAGAACTGCATGCTCTGAGAGGGGTCTTGGAAATGCTCATGAAAACCGCTGGCGCTGCTACCGACGTGGATTTCTCAGCACTCGGTGTCCCTTTGCAACGATGTGGCGAAGCCTGCGAGGAGTTTGGCCAAGAGCTAACCAAGTGCTGCGCACGGTCCAATGCGGATCGAACAAGTTTCCGCGACTGGGCTAAGATGAAGTACATGGGTAACGATATTGATGGCTTCCGGCAGCAGCTGGCTAGCTATAAATCTACGATCAATATCGCCCTGACAGATGCAAGCCT TCGCGTGTCATCTATCACGACGAAGACTCTCGAGGATCACAAAGAGCTAATCAGGAACGCTACTGATGATTTGGAGGCTCATCTCGAGAGCATCAATGAGAAACTCGAGGCAATGATCGAACGCACTGTGTCAGCTTCTGATACCGATGCAGCCGATTTACGTCGTATACAGAATGAGCGAGTTAGCACAGAGAAGGGCCTTCAAATCTGTCGCCAGCTCTCAGATCATATCAAGGAGTTACAGCTCAGCTATGCTGGGACAGGCACGGACTCACTAAGGATCCTAGATTCCGACCGTCTACCGAATAGAATCGTCAACGAATCCTTGCAGGAGTGCACGGGAAGCCTCAGAGTTGCTACTGAACAATTAGAAGGATACGAGCGGAAGGTGATGGACCGGTTGATGGCCAAGTCAAAATTGGCGATGactgatgaggatggagcTGATCTCGAAAGACTCCGAAGTGAGTTGGAAACCACTCGCCAATCGATAAATATCTGCAACCGGGCCGAAATGCGCTTGCAACAAAACATCAGCGTAATCGAAAATTACGCCACTGGAGATCAGACCGTTCAATTCTTAGCCTCGGCGAACGAAAAGACCATAAATGGAAAAAACACCGGATTTGGGTGGGCCCAGCGGCAGATCGGTGGGCATTTCGACAACGAGACTATACGGCAGCTTTCCCAGGACGCCTTCAAACCGGTCACACGACACGGCAGGAACGATGAATCTCAGAGTCAGGACCACACTCCTTCACGTCCTAGACCTATCCCTAATGATCAAGACGTATCCAAGTTCAGCGATCGTTGGGGGGGAGGTCACAAGCTCAGTTCCACGTCTTACTCTGACCGTACAGTACAGATTAACCCTTTCCCAAACCAGGACCTGCCATCTGGTTCATCTACAGGTAGTTAG